Proteins from a single region of Aerococcus viridans:
- a CDS encoding P27 family phage terminase small subunit — protein sequence MARPAKTKLKMYMLENIDMNNLIEVDKVERYLLMYDIQKKLEQKIKQHEVVVETVNGSQSFLKENPAINSWTKIEASMMKLLDSIQFKNDTKSDKAITNIISEKPRDKIVAMKRDLL from the coding sequence ATGGCTAGACCAGCAAAAACAAAATTAAAAATGTATATGTTAGAAAATATAGATATGAATAATTTGATTGAAGTCGATAAGGTCGAACGATACTTGCTGATGTACGATATCCAAAAGAAATTAGAACAAAAAATAAAGCAGCACGAGGTGGTTGTTGAAACTGTTAATGGTTCTCAAAGCTTTTTGAAAGAAAATCCTGCAATTAATTCATGGACCAAAATAGAAGCCTCAATGATGAAATTGCTAGATTCTATACAGTTTAAAAATGATACAAAATCTGATAAAGCAATTACTAATATAATATCGGAAAAGCCAAGAGATAAAATCGTGGCCATGAAACGTGATTTACTATGA
- a CDS encoding phage/plasmid primase, P4 family, whose translation MSEQTVNDLLYKGFLRGNGKHAGKPKDKAKFLAFETVRKSDSFVGILKDDVVMVDIDDIEQAELLLDILEDKEIPVISRETPNGIHFYFKNSSINSNKIKWFSNIDMLTDYKIGSKWTADPIKIDGDKRELITEADELTDLPAWLLPLRKQKSDEDAGEGLNGISEGNRNQTFYNYILKLQRNSLSKDEIAETIKIINEYLAIKPLKPRELKTILRDEAFKKQSFYEGKTFLHDKFGDYLINEYNIISIQNNLHIYEAGVYVLGDDHIERFMIKEIPTLKRNNRQEVLAYIKLKAPVKQFSDTRYIVFANGIYDYVDDILMPHSPKIISTNKLPVRYNEESYCEAVDHMLDKISTKDRKIRSLIEEMFGYTLYRRNEIGKFFILKGKGSNGKSTLLTMLRHMLGNDNVSSLDIREVDERFKTAEIFGKLANIGDDISKAYINETSVLKKLVTGEPLSVERKGKDPFDLKNYSKLIFSANDIPRFNDTSDGFLRRICIVPLRAKFSSQDPDYDPTIIDKLLSPEALEYMAQLALDGMLDVIERKKFTEPAGVQDELDKFKEENNPIIGYLKTTDIDGELVAEVYTDYSQWCYDSGLKAVSKVSFSRYICSYEGYETKQSRINGKRQQIFVLVK comes from the coding sequence TTGTCAGAGCAAACAGTCAATGATCTATTATACAAAGGCTTCTTAAGAGGTAACGGCAAGCATGCTGGTAAGCCAAAAGACAAAGCAAAATTCCTAGCATTTGAAACAGTGCGTAAATCAGATTCGTTCGTTGGTATCTTAAAAGATGATGTAGTCATGGTTGACATCGATGACATTGAACAAGCTGAGTTACTACTTGATATCCTTGAAGATAAGGAAATACCAGTTATCTCGAGAGAAACACCTAACGGTATACATTTTTACTTTAAGAACTCATCTATTAATTCCAACAAAATTAAATGGTTCAGTAACATCGATATGTTGACTGATTATAAAATCGGTAGTAAGTGGACTGCTGACCCAATTAAAATAGATGGTGATAAGCGTGAATTAATTACTGAAGCAGATGAACTAACTGATTTACCTGCATGGTTATTACCGCTAAGAAAACAGAAAAGTGATGAAGATGCTGGTGAGGGTTTAAATGGTATCAGCGAAGGTAATCGAAATCAAACCTTTTACAACTACATTTTAAAATTGCAGCGGAATAGCTTATCTAAAGATGAAATTGCAGAAACGATTAAAATTATCAACGAATACCTAGCTATTAAACCGCTTAAACCAAGAGAACTTAAAACTATCCTTCGTGATGAAGCATTTAAGAAACAGTCGTTTTACGAAGGTAAGACGTTTCTACATGATAAGTTTGGAGATTATCTCATTAATGAGTACAACATCATCAGTATTCAAAACAACTTACATATCTATGAAGCTGGTGTGTATGTCCTAGGCGATGATCATATCGAACGCTTCATGATAAAAGAAATACCTACACTCAAACGCAATAACAGACAAGAAGTGTTAGCTTACATAAAGTTAAAAGCGCCAGTCAAACAGTTCAGTGATACGAGGTACATCGTATTCGCTAATGGTATCTATGACTACGTTGATGACATACTCATGCCACACTCGCCTAAAATTATATCAACTAATAAGTTGCCAGTTAGATATAACGAAGAGTCTTACTGTGAAGCGGTTGATCATATGCTAGATAAAATATCTACTAAGGATAGGAAAATTCGTAGTTTAATAGAAGAAATGTTTGGCTACACACTATACAGACGTAATGAAATTGGGAAGTTTTTTATCCTCAAAGGTAAAGGTTCTAATGGTAAGTCAACGCTGCTAACTATGTTAAGACACATGTTAGGTAATGATAACGTATCGTCCTTAGACATCCGGGAAGTGGATGAACGATTTAAAACCGCTGAAATCTTTGGGAAGTTAGCAAACATTGGTGATGATATCAGTAAGGCTTACATCAATGAGACATCTGTACTTAAGAAATTAGTAACAGGTGAGCCGTTATCAGTGGAGCGAAAAGGTAAAGATCCGTTTGACTTGAAGAATTACAGTAAATTAATATTCAGTGCGAATGACATACCACGATTCAATGATACTTCTGATGGTTTCTTAAGACGTATTTGCATCGTACCTTTACGGGCTAAGTTCAGTTCGCAAGACCCAGACTATGACCCAACGATTATTGATAAGCTGCTATCGCCTGAAGCATTAGAGTACATGGCACAGTTAGCACTTGATGGCATGTTGGATGTAATAGAGCGTAAGAAATTTACAGAACCTGCTGGTGTTCAAGATGAGTTGGATAAATTCAAAGAAGAGAACAACCCAATCATTGGTTACCTCAAAACAACAGATATCGATGGTGAGTTAGTTGCTGAAGTTTACACTGACTACTCTCAGTGGTGTTATGATTCAGGATTAAAAGCAGTAAGTAAAGTTTCATTCAGTAGATATATTTGTAGTTATGAGGGATACGAAACCAAACAATCTAGGATAAATGGTAAAAGACAACAAATATTCGTTTTGGTCAAATGA
- a CDS encoding terminase large subunit domain-containing protein produces MTFKTMYPTVKHYMDLFDDGKIILNKERIQLFEYLERDVLNRDDVYFDVEQIENCIDYIERWYFPLADFQKFLIPFSFLRINEDGTDALFYDSHFWTMARGSGKNGLFSGLSNYFIGPLHGIRNYNVDIVANSEDQAMVSFDEIYDMLDSNEDLKSYFYKNKQYIKGIDSNSILKFRTSSTNTKDGLRVACVGFDEIHEYVKNDQLEIFESARGKVKDFRAYYIGTNGFQRDGVYDQTIDIAKNILNGEDPYTRMFPWICKLDDLSEMDNFDLWQKANPMYHAPMTEYAKEHMRQQKRRYYGIQSGKTDKIKFTIKNMNTLLEDTNRTVVPKKELIAATRPIPQDTSELSALGACDFAQARDFTACGVLFLDENEEYIWKHHSFVNQNFLNQFTIKAPIKEWQEEGLLTIIDEPLISVDHIVDWFVEMREENPMLQTIVLDKHKLNTLKVPLEDVGFEVVWVNNPRVASGQVSDKIDRVFGGQHIRWGNDYMMRWYTNNVFVKYDASGNKLYEKKEELRRKTDGFMALFYAFYFADTNLEVPSEFILADIDF; encoded by the coding sequence ATGACATTTAAAACAATGTATCCAACAGTCAAGCATTACATGGATTTATTTGATGATGGGAAAATCATTTTAAATAAAGAACGTATTCAATTATTTGAATACCTAGAGCGAGATGTATTGAATCGAGATGATGTTTATTTTGATGTCGAGCAAATAGAAAACTGCATTGATTACATAGAAAGGTGGTATTTCCCTCTAGCTGATTTTCAGAAGTTTTTAATTCCTTTTAGTTTTCTAAGGATAAATGAAGATGGTACCGATGCCTTATTTTATGATTCGCATTTTTGGACGATGGCCCGTGGCTCAGGAAAAAATGGACTCTTTAGTGGATTAAGTAACTATTTTATTGGTCCGCTTCACGGCATCAGAAATTATAATGTTGATATTGTAGCGAACTCCGAAGATCAGGCGATGGTTTCATTTGATGAAATTTATGACATGTTAGACAGCAATGAAGATTTGAAATCCTACTTTTATAAGAATAAACAATATATAAAAGGGATTGATTCAAATAGTATTTTAAAATTTAGAACATCGTCCACTAATACAAAAGATGGGTTACGAGTCGCCTGCGTTGGATTTGATGAAATTCACGAATATGTAAAGAATGACCAATTGGAAATATTTGAATCAGCTCGTGGTAAGGTGAAAGATTTTAGGGCTTACTATATCGGTACAAACGGTTTTCAACGTGATGGTGTCTATGATCAAACTATTGATATTGCTAAAAATATACTGAATGGTGAAGATCCATATACGCGGATGTTTCCTTGGATTTGTAAGTTAGATGACTTATCAGAAATGGATAATTTTGATTTGTGGCAAAAAGCTAATCCTATGTATCATGCGCCAATGACAGAATATGCCAAAGAGCATATGCGACAACAGAAGCGACGTTATTATGGCATTCAGTCTGGTAAAACGGATAAAATCAAATTTACGATTAAAAATATGAATACATTGTTGGAAGATACAAATCGTACTGTGGTACCGAAAAAAGAGTTGATAGCAGCAACCAGACCTATTCCTCAAGATACTTCAGAATTATCAGCATTAGGCGCTTGTGACTTTGCGCAAGCACGAGACTTCACTGCATGTGGCGTTTTATTCTTGGACGAAAACGAAGAGTATATTTGGAAACATCATAGTTTTGTAAACCAAAACTTTTTAAATCAATTTACGATTAAAGCGCCGATAAAAGAATGGCAAGAAGAAGGGTTACTTACAATTATCGATGAACCATTAATATCAGTTGATCATATAGTGGATTGGTTTGTAGAAATGCGAGAAGAGAATCCTATGCTTCAAACAATAGTACTTGATAAACACAAACTAAATACTTTAAAAGTACCGTTAGAAGATGTTGGCTTTGAAGTAGTCTGGGTAAATAACCCTAGAGTCGCTTCTGGTCAAGTGTCAGATAAAATCGATAGAGTTTTTGGTGGACAACATATTCGTTGGGGTAATGATTACATGATGAGGTGGTACACGAATAATGTATTCGTAAAATATGACGCTTCAGGTAATAAGCTATATGAAAAGAAAGAAGAATTAAGGCGTAAGACAGATGGTTTCATGGCTCTGTTTTATGCTTTTTATTTTGCAGATACGAATTTAGAAGTACCATCGGAATTTATTTTAGCGGACATAGATTTCTAG
- a CDS encoding phage portal protein: MKQRALDTVLGKVARSLSLVEWKTFDSGNFNRDDLYYHLNVQPNLNDNATEFWQKVIRKLFYEDNECLIIVTKEDYFLVADDFQIKEFAVYPNIYSDIVVNGLNMNRSFSETEVIHLKYENTDLKRLVHQLDDSYGDLFARLIQVAMRTNQVRATAKLTGSLSKQKNAQSYLQTFVDKVFKAFSNKTVGVVPLQDGMEYKEHSSSTGIANSQVDEMNKISDEYLDAVLQVVGIHPSLIYGDMADVSQHKDEYLINVIQPLVEQISDEINRKFYTPKEYISGNYVKASTLKLRYINIFDIATSAEKLIGIGSFSPDDIREEAGYERLENAESSAYYLTKNIEPLKGGENTE; the protein is encoded by the coding sequence ATGAAACAGAGGGCGTTAGACACGGTTTTAGGTAAGGTGGCTAGGTCTTTATCACTTGTTGAATGGAAGACGTTTGACAGCGGAAATTTTAATCGTGATGACCTGTATTACCATTTAAACGTCCAACCTAACTTGAACGATAATGCAACAGAGTTTTGGCAGAAAGTTATTCGTAAATTATTTTATGAAGACAACGAATGTTTAATTATTGTGACAAAAGAAGATTATTTCTTAGTGGCTGATGATTTTCAAATAAAAGAGTTTGCTGTATACCCAAATATCTATAGTGACATTGTTGTAAATGGCTTGAATATGAATAGAAGTTTTAGTGAGACAGAAGTTATACATCTTAAATATGAAAATACTGATTTAAAACGATTAGTACATCAATTGGATGATTCGTACGGTGACTTATTTGCTAGGTTGATTCAAGTAGCAATGCGGACAAATCAAGTGCGTGCTACTGCTAAACTAACTGGTTCGCTAAGTAAGCAAAAAAATGCCCAAAGCTATTTACAAACTTTTGTAGATAAAGTTTTCAAAGCATTCAGCAACAAAACAGTCGGTGTCGTACCATTACAAGATGGTATGGAGTACAAGGAACATTCTAGTAGTACCGGTATTGCCAATAGTCAGGTTGATGAAATGAATAAAATTTCTGATGAGTATCTCGATGCAGTCCTACAAGTTGTTGGTATCCATCCATCATTAATTTATGGCGATATGGCGGACGTCAGTCAACATAAGGATGAATATTTGATTAACGTTATTCAACCACTTGTTGAACAAATTTCTGATGAAATTAATCGAAAGTTTTACACACCAAAAGAATATATTTCTGGCAATTATGTAAAAGCTTCAACTCTGAAATTACGTTATATCAATATTTTCGATATTGCTACTAGTGCAGAAAAACTGATTGGTATTGGTTCATTTAGTCCGGATGATATTCGGGAAGAAGCAGGATATGAACGATTAGAAAATGCAGAATCGTCAGCTTACTACTTAACCAAAAATATTGAACCATTGAAAGGTGGTGAGAATACTGAATAA
- a CDS encoding phage major capsid protein, with amino-acid sequence MTIKLSDKKENKLQSATQAMYDALSSEETEVQKQAFEDYSLALAESMEDSVNAEIAKYESARDEDTVMAKRANRLQMTPKEKKFFAEAVEKQTVDGLDELFPKTIIETIMQDLSQEHPVLSEIDTRYTEAAIKYIYADHAKQTAFWSEIPADIRQILIGSFKSLDMTVAKLSGFIALPKGYFKLGPTWLAQYVTTFLREVMAATLELAVINGDGKLKPIGIMRKLSGSTDGVYPEKTAVKITDLTPKSFGGPRGLLAKEKMLNGKISLVVNPVTYETKISPNLFFQNTQTGAWVQLGLPNGESVVKSYAVPEGKAILGNLKNYLLAVAGDVELKKYEETLAIEDMDLFIAKMFSNGLAKNPNAFVVLDLADIEGVTVPEAEGKADLAKQDTINPIQVETDPQV; translated from the coding sequence ATGACAATTAAATTATCTGACAAAAAAGAAAATAAATTACAGTCAGCTACACAAGCAATGTATGATGCACTATCATCAGAAGAAACAGAGGTACAAAAACAAGCATTTGAAGATTATTCATTAGCTTTAGCAGAGTCAATGGAAGATTCAGTGAACGCTGAAATCGCTAAGTACGAAAGCGCGCGTGATGAAGATACTGTGATGGCAAAGCGTGCGAATCGTTTACAAATGACGCCAAAAGAAAAGAAATTCTTTGCTGAAGCGGTTGAAAAACAAACCGTTGACGGATTAGATGAGTTGTTTCCAAAAACAATTATCGAGACTATTATGCAAGATTTATCGCAAGAACATCCTGTATTATCTGAAATCGATACACGATATACTGAAGCGGCGATTAAATACATCTATGCAGACCATGCAAAACAAACAGCTTTCTGGTCAGAAATTCCAGCAGATATTCGTCAAATCTTAATTGGTTCATTCAAATCGTTAGATATGACCGTAGCTAAACTATCTGGTTTTATTGCGTTGCCAAAAGGTTATTTTAAATTGGGACCAACTTGGTTAGCACAATATGTGACTACATTTTTACGTGAAGTCATGGCAGCTACTTTAGAGTTAGCGGTTATTAATGGTGACGGGAAGTTAAAACCTATTGGTATTATGCGTAAATTGTCTGGTTCAACTGATGGTGTTTACCCAGAAAAAACTGCTGTTAAAATTACCGATTTAACTCCTAAATCATTCGGTGGACCTCGCGGATTATTAGCAAAAGAAAAGATGTTGAATGGGAAAATTTCATTGGTAGTGAATCCTGTTACTTACGAAACTAAGATTTCTCCAAATTTATTCTTCCAAAACACACAAACTGGTGCTTGGGTTCAATTAGGATTGCCAAATGGGGAATCTGTTGTGAAATCATATGCCGTGCCAGAAGGTAAGGCTATTTTAGGTAACTTGAAAAATTACTTGTTAGCTGTTGCTGGTGATGTAGAACTTAAAAAATATGAAGAGACTTTAGCAATTGAAGACATGGATTTATTCATTGCAAAAATGTTCTCAAATGGGTTAGCTAAAAATCCTAACGCTTTCGTAGTATTAGACTTAGCTGATATT
- a CDS encoding HNH endonuclease, producing MYETTDERNKFYWSKEWRAMREYILQRDNYECIQCKRQGIVTSHDVATLIVDHILELKDRPDLRLDEDNLQVLCHYHHELKHDRIFKGNEFRKKSKWSDDEWW from the coding sequence GTGTATGAAACAACAGACGAACGTAATAAATTCTATTGGTCTAAAGAATGGCGAGCGATGCGTGAATATATATTGCAGCGTGATAACTATGAATGCATTCAATGCAAACGACAAGGAATAGTTACGTCACATGATGTTGCTACACTTATTGTTGATCATATCCTTGAACTAAAAGACAGACCAGACTTGAGGTTGGATGAGGATAACTTACAGGTCTTGTGTCATTATCATCATGAGTTGAAACATGACAGAATATTCAAAGGGAATGAATTCAGAAAGAAAAGTAAATGGTCAGATGATGAATGGTGGTAA
- a CDS encoding glutaredoxin family protein — translation MTKQVTVFSKYECGICENVKRWLKWANVPYTEVNVEESSEALKYVKEDLGYQSMPVIEVTDADGIKYEFQGFNAEELAKLKV, via the coding sequence ATGACTAAACAAGTAACAGTGTTTTCAAAGTATGAATGTGGAATTTGTGAGAACGTAAAGCGCTGGTTAAAGTGGGCGAATGTACCTTATACAGAAGTCAATGTAGAAGAGAGTTCAGAAGCTTTAAAATATGTTAAAGAGGATTTAGGGTACCAGTCAATGCCAGTAATTGAAGTTACAGACGCTGACGGTATCAAATATGAGTTTCAAGGTTTTAATGCGGAAGAATTGGCTAAACTGAAAGTATAA
- a CDS encoding head maturation protease, ClpP-related translates to MMVEEPIKASVSTEEDKLFLYGTIGDAWDGVTLEYVRRMSSRLDKTKLTVHINSYGGDATEGVAIRNYIKSTFDEVDVVIDGIAASAASVIATCGNTLTMPSGTTFMIHNPWAYVIGNKSDLQKEIGALESLEQSYRDIYMERFNGTEDELGELMENESWLTAEQAETFGFATKTVKDGDSVESQDNLLIASLLNKYSAKADDTKAEENSANDELVDVEESDEDEDEELTEESTENKPNAFLSNLVKTFNV, encoded by the coding sequence ATGATGGTAGAAGAGCCTATCAAAGCATCTGTTTCAACTGAAGAAGATAAGTTATTTTTATATGGAACGATTGGTGATGCATGGGACGGAGTGACACTTGAGTACGTTCGTCGAATGTCGAGTCGATTAGACAAAACTAAATTAACAGTTCACATCAATTCATACGGTGGCGATGCAACAGAAGGCGTGGCTATTCGTAATTATATTAAATCTACTTTTGATGAAGTTGATGTAGTAATCGATGGTATCGCAGCAAGTGCAGCATCAGTCATTGCAACTTGTGGGAATACGTTAACAATGCCGTCCGGAACTACTTTTATGATTCATAACCCTTGGGCATATGTCATTGGGAATAAGAGTGACTTGCAAAAAGAAATCGGCGCTTTAGAATCTTTGGAACAATCATATAGAGATATTTATATGGAGCGTTTTAATGGGACAGAAGATGAGTTGGGAGAGTTGATGGAAAATGAGTCGTGGTTAACTGCTGAACAAGCTGAAACTTTTGGTTTTGCAACTAAAACTGTTAAAGATGGTGATTCTGTAGAATCGCAAGATAACTTATTAATCGCTAGCTTATTAAATAAATATTCAGCTAAGGCTGATGATACAAAAGCCGAAGAAAATTCTGCCAATGATGAGTTAGTAGATGTGGAAGAGTCAGATGAAGATGAAGATGAAGAGTTAACTGAAGAATCTACTGAAAACAAACCAAACGCATTTTTAAGTAACTTAGTAAAAACGTTTAACGTTTAA
- a CDS encoding DUF1492 domain-containing protein, with product MTNLAKEKLLKFSNEQQKLQRYKEQLVELNAIATNTTTELKKVVVTSSKSNSFDGQLARISDLKSEIIKQSIVVNAEQQELKYYVNSLSDESYVEVITLRYFDNLPWFEVWQDMHCSQSKMYRLHDAALKELNEMMKVNESNVGVNWE from the coding sequence GTGACGAATTTAGCTAAAGAGAAACTTTTAAAGTTTAGTAATGAGCAGCAGAAGTTGCAGAGATACAAAGAACAGTTGGTAGAATTAAATGCCATTGCAACAAATACAACTACAGAATTAAAAAAGGTAGTTGTTACTTCTTCAAAGAGCAATTCATTTGATGGCCAGTTGGCAAGGATCTCTGATTTGAAATCTGAAATTATCAAACAATCAATAGTAGTGAATGCAGAGCAACAAGAATTAAAGTATTACGTCAACTCACTAAGTGATGAATCTTATGTAGAAGTAATCACACTGAGATACTTTGACAACTTACCTTGGTTTGAAGTGTGGCAGGATATGCATTGCTCTCAAAGTAAAATGTATAGATTACATGATGCAGCACTCAAAGAATTGAATGAGATGATGAAAGTAAATGAGAGTAATGTGGGAGTTAATTGGGAGTGA